From a region of the Gossypium raimondii isolate GPD5lz chromosome 10, ASM2569854v1, whole genome shotgun sequence genome:
- the LOC105777284 gene encoding methylenetetrahydrofolate reductase 2 has protein sequence MKVIEKIQSLQEGKVVFSFEFFPPKTEDGVDNLFDRMDRMVAHNPSFCDITWGAGGSTADLTLDIANKMQNIICVETMMHLTCTNMPVEKIDHALQTIKSNGIQNVLALRGDPPHGQDKFVQVEGGFSCALDLVKHIRSKYGDYFGITVAGYPEAHPDAIGNDGVATPEAYQNDLAYLKRKVDAGADLIVTQLFYDTDIFIKFVNDCRQIGINCPIVPGIMPINNYKGFLRMTGFCKTKIPAEITAALEAIKDNEEAVKAYGVHLGTEMCRKILAHGIKTLHLYTLNMEKSALAILMNLGLIEESKISRSLPWRRPANVFRVKEDVRPIFWSNRPKSYITRTIGWDQFPHGRWGDSRNPSYGALTDHQFMRRRARDKKLQEEWATPLKSIDDIQEKFKSFCLGKLRSSPWSELDSLQPETKIIHEQLGKINLKGFLTINSQPAVNGELSDSLSVGWGGPGGYVYQKAYLEFFCSKEKLDALVNKCKPLSSITYIAVNKKGNLISNIGATDVNAVTWGVFPAKEIIQPTVVDPASFMVWKDEAFEIWSRAWAALYPEGDLSKKLLEEVQSSYYLVSLVDNDYIGSDVFAVFGDL, from the exons ATGAAGGTGATAGAGAAGATCCAATCTTTGCAAGAAGGGAAAGTGGTGTTTTCCTTTGAGTTCTTCCCTCCAAAGACTGAGGATGGAGTAGACAACCTGTTCGACAGAATGGATCGTATGGTTGCTCATAACCCGTCCTTCTGTGACATTACATGGGGTGCAGGTGGTTCCACTGCTGATCTCACTCTCGACATTGCTAACAAGATGCAGAATATCATCTGTGTGGAGACGATGATGCACCTCACTTGCACCAATATGCCCGTAGAGAAGATTGACCATGCTCTTCAGACCATCAAGTCCAACGGCATTCAGAATGTTCTTGCCCTCCGAGGTGACCCCCCTCACGGCCAGGACAAGTTTGTCCAGGTCGAAGGCGGCTTCTCCTGTGCCCTTGATCTG GTGAAACATATCAGATCTAAATATGGTGACTACTTTGGCATCACAGTTGCCGGTTATCCAG AGGCACATCCCGATGCCATAGGAAATGATGGTGTAGCCACACCTGAAGCTTATCAGAATGATCTTGCTTACTTAAAGAGAAAG GTTGATGCAGGAGCTGATCTGATTGTTACTCAACTGTTTTATGATACTGATATCTTTATCAAATTTGTCAATGACTGTCGCCAAATTGGAATTAACTGTCCTATCGTGCCGGGTATTATGCCCATTAATAACTACAAGGGTTTCTTGCGAATGACTGGCTTTTGCAAAACTAAG ATACCAGCTGAGATTACTGCTGCCTTAGAGGCTATCAAGGACAACGAAGAAGCTGTCAAAGCCTATGGAGTTCACCTTGGAACAGAAATGTGCCGCAAGATTTTAGCTCATGGGATTAAGACATTGCACCTTTATACATTAAACATGGAGAAATCTGCATTAGCTATCCTAATG AATCTTGGATTGATTGAAGAGTCCAAAATTTCAAGGTCCTTACCTTGGAGACGCCCTGCAAATGTTTTTCGTGTTAAAGAAGATGTTCGTCCAATATTTTG GTCTAACCGTCCTAAGAGTTACATAACCAGGACTATTGGTTGGGATCAGTTCCCACATGGGCGATGGGGTGATTCTCGAAATCCGTCCTATGGTGCACTAACAGACCATCAG TTCATGAGGCGTCGAGCACGTGACAAGAAACTTCAAGAAGAATGGGCTACCCCATTGAAAAGCATTGATGATATTCAAGAG aaatttaaaagtttttgtcTGGGTAAGTTGAGAAGTAGTCCTTGGTCCGAACTGGATTCACTTCAGCCTGAGACAAAGATCATACATGAACAGCTGGGAAAGATCAATTTGAAGGGTTTCCTTACTATCAATAGCCAACCTGCTGTCAATGGTGAACTCTCTGATTCTCTATCTGTCG GTTGGGGTGGCCCTGGAGGGTATGTTTACCAGAAGGCTTATCTTGAGTTTTTTTGCTCAAAGGAAAAACTAGATGCACTTGTCAATAAATGCAAGCCCTTGTCATCTATTACCTACATTGCTGTCAACAAAAAAGGGAATTTGATATCGAACATTGGCGCGACAGATGTTAATGCTGTAACTTGGGGAGTGTTCCCAGCCAAAGAAATAATCCAGCCAACAGTGGTGGATCCTGCCAGCTTCATGGTGTGGAAGGATGAAGCATTCGAAATCTGGTCAAGAGCATGGGCTGCATTGTACCCAGAAGGGGATCTGTCGAAAAAATTGCTAGAAGAG GTTCAGAGCAGCTATTATTTGGTGAGTTTGGTTGATAATGATTACATTGGTAGTGATGTTTTTGCTGTTTTTGGAGACCTTTGA
- the LOC105777239 gene encoding UDP-glucuronate 4-epimerase 6 — protein sequence MPTPPDTSKTLKLERYNNYLRKIHSTKLITASSKLLFRATLLIALILILFFTINYPPLSDTPHHVPPHHRLHHHSLLSTSLFSAGGGAAWEKQVRLSSTPRRTNGFSVLVTGAGGFVGSHCSLALKKRGDGVLGLDNFNNYYDPSLKRARQNLLSKHQVFIVEGDLNDGPLLTKLFDVVPFTHVLHLAAQAGVRYAMQNPQSYISSNIAGFVNLLEVAKAANPQPSIVWASSSSVYGLNTENPFSERDRTDQPASLYAATKKAGEEIAHTYNHIYGLSLTGLRFFTVYGPWGRPDMAYFFFTKDILQGKSIDIYKTHDQKEVARDFTYIDDVVKGCLGALDTAEKSTGSGGKKKGAAQLRVYNLGNTSPVPVGRLVSILEGLLSTKAKKHVITMPRNGDVPFTHANVTLAFKDFGYKPTTDLSTGLRKFVKWYISYYGIQSKTGKESQATGESG from the coding sequence ATGCCTACACCACCGGACACCAGCAAAACCTTGAAATTAGAGAGATACAACAATTATCTCCGAAAAATTCACAGCACCAAACTCATCACTGCTTCTTCTAAACTTCTCTTTCGTGCAACCCTTCTCATTGCTTTGATTCTGATCCTTTTTTTCACCATCAATTACCCTCCTCTTTCCGATACTCCCCACCATGTCCCTCCTCACCACCGTCTCCACCACCACAGCTTACTTTCCACTTCCCTTTTCTCCGCCGGGGGCGGTGCCGCCTGGGAGAAACAAGTCCGACTCTCTTCCACGCCGCGTAGAACCAATGGGTTCTCCGTTTTGGTCACTGGCGCCGGTGGGTTCGTCGGTTCCCACTGTTCCCTCGCTTTGAAGAAACGAGGCGATGGGGTTCTTGGTTTAGACAACTTCAATAACTACTACGATCCGTCTTTGAAAAGAGCCAGGCAAAACCTTTTGAGTAAGCACCAAGTTTTCATCGTCGAAGGTGACTTGAACGACGGGCCATTGCTGACCAAGCTATTCGACGTTGTGCCCTTCACTCACGTCCTTCACTTAGCGGCTCAGGCCGGCGTACGTTACGCCATGCAAAACCCACAGTCGTACATCAGCTCCAACATTGCAGGCTTTGTTAACTTGCTCGAAGTAGCCAAAGCAGCCAATCCTCAGCCATCCATTGTTTGGGCATCATCGAGCTCCGTTTACGGCCTCAACACCGAAAACCCATTCTCCGAACGCGACCGGACAGACCAACCGGCTAGCCTTTACGCCGCCACAAAGAAAGCCGGCGAAGAAATCGCCCACACTTACAACCATATCTACGGTCTTTCCCTTACGGGGCTAAGATTCTTCACGGTTTACGGTCCTTGGGGAAGACCCGACATGGCTTATTTCTTCTTCACTAAAGACATCCTACAAGGGAAGTCGATTGACATATACAAGACGCATGATCAGAAAGAGGTGGCGCGTGACTTCACCTACATAGACGACGTGGTGAAAGGGTGTTTAGGGGCGTTGGACACGGCGGAGAAGAGCACCGGAAGCGGCGGGAAGAAGAAAGGGGCGGCTCAGTTGAGAGTTTACAACTTGGGGAACACATCGCCGGTCCCAGTGGGGCGATTGGTATCGATCCTGGAAGGGTTGCTGAGCACAAAGGCCAAGAAACATGTGATCACGATGCCAAGAAATGGGGACGTGCCCTTCACACATGCCAACGTGACGTTAGCCTTCAAGGACTTTGGGTACAAGCCCACCACGGATTTGTCCACTGGGTTGAGGAAATTTGTGAAATGGTACATCAGTTATTATGGGATTCAATCAAAGACAGGGAAGGAAAGTCAAGCTACCGGTGAATCCGGCTAA